Proteins encoded together in one Mus musculus strain C57BL/6J chromosome 16, GRCm38.p6 C57BL/6J window:
- the Ftdc1 gene encoding uncharacterized protein LOC328695: MGPKRRKPIPEEALAYIHRIACMQMNLSDAYMFLACLYSDDTTMTSFGAYSQDKASVKWFYAKRILAYITERGNKVCIPEIQRPEIDTQGCIQCAIDILNMENELTEILHDLQDVALTVKDNTTITFTKELIYTQRRNEDRLALEIVELRRKEKLAQEEDDKNKRRLKGTRKKPRR; this comes from the exons ATGGGACCTAAGAGAAGGAAGCCCATTCCGGAAGAGGCTTTAGCTTATATTCATCGAATTGCCTGTATGCAGATGAACCTCAGTGATGCTTATATGTTCTTG GCTTGCTTGTACAGCGATGACACGACAATGACTAGTTTTGGAGCATATTCGCAGGACAAGGCTTCAGTGAAATGGTTTTATGCCAAAAGAATCCTGGCATACATCACCGAAAGAGGTAATAAGGTCTGCATTCCGGAAATTCAG AGGCCTGAAATAGACACCCAGGGCTGCATCCAGTGTGCGATAGATATTCTAAACATGGAAAATGAATTAACCGAGATCCTGCACGACCTGCAAGATGTCGCCTTAACTGTTAAAGATAACACT aCAATAACATTTACAAAAGAGTTGATATATACACAGAGAAGGAATGAAGACCGTTTGGCATTGGAAATTGTTGagctgaggaggaaagaaaaactgGCTCAGGAGGAggatgataaaaataaaaggcgTTTGAAAGGCACTCGAAAGAAGCCAAGGAGATGA
- the Ftdc2 gene encoding uncharacterized protein LOC224247, with translation MFSCHPFSEECTKALNQVVAYHLHTSHVYFAMAHSFMTGKKETFPFVQHFETLADSRREYANRFLNHLWTRNKKICPPPTYEKVDMKEITTPKSALLMAQNMEETLTKILLALKAAARRESDLLKFLTSVLCKQREFKEYLESQLSPPQKGKRKNEKEAQTEQPSTSSGVKGYLSSKRSKPGDHKATTTSNC, from the exons ATGTTTTCCTGCCATCCCTTCTCTGAAGAATGCACAAAGGCTTTGAACCAAGTTGTGGCTTACCACCTGCACACCTCCCATGTGTATTTTGCAATG GCCCACAGTTTCATGACTGGCAAGAAGGAGACTTTTCCTTTTGTCCAGCACTTTGAAACCCTGGCTGATTCAAGGAGGGAATATGCAAATAGATTCCTAAACCATCTATGGACCCGTAACAAAAAGATCTGCCCTCCTCCAACGTATGAG AAGGTTGATATGAAGGAAATAACTACACCTAAAAGTGCCTTACTAATGGCCCAGAATATGGAAGAGACATTAACCAAAATCCTGCTAGCCCTAAAGGCTGCTGCACGTCGTGAATCAGAT CTCTTAAAATTTTTAACATCGGTCCTCTGTAAACAAAGAGAGTTTAAAGAGTATCTGGAAAGTCAACTTTCTCCTCCGcaaaaaggtaaaagaaagaatgagaaggaaGCCCAGACTGAACAACCTTCTACTTCATCGGGTGTAAAAGGGTACCTCAGTAGCAAAAGAAGCAAGCCTGGAGATCATAAAGCCACCACCACCTCCAATTGCTGA